The sequence below is a genomic window from Streptomyces sp. NBC_00582.
CCGTCGACCAGTTCCAGCACGCCGTCGGGCGAGGCGCGGTGCAGGTCGTCGAGGAGCCGCCCGCTGAGCTCGGCGACACGGGGGCGCAGGGCCCGCACCCGGCGGGCGCTGAAGGCCCGGTTGACGGCGGTGCGCAGCCGGGTGTGGTCCGGCGGGTCGATGTCGAGGGCGGAGACGAGGAGGTACTTCCGGACGTCCTCGGGCAGGTTGAGCATGTCGACCAGTTGGCGGCGCGGGTCCTCACCGGTGTGGCCCTCGACCGAGGCGGGGCTGCCGACGAAACGGCCGTCGCGCAGGCCGTTGCGGACGTCGTCGTAGCGGCCGATCACCCACACGGGCCGGGTGTCGGTCAGCCAGGCCCGCACCACCGGGCCCTCCTCGCGGATCCTGCCGTAGCCGCCGGCCGGGTCGGCGAGCAGGTCCGGATCGAGGAGCCACCGCTCCCCGGGCGGGCGGCTGAGGGGGAGGACGTCGGGCGGGTGGATCATGGTCGGCTCCCTGATGGGGCGGGTCTGTTCAGACGATGCGGCGGGCGATGTCGGCGACCAGCTCCGCCTCGTGCGGGACGAGGTAGAAGTGGTCGCCGGGGAACGCGCGCACGGCGAACCGGCCGGGCGCGGCCAGGTCGGCCCAGGCGCGCACGGCGTCGGGCGGGCAGCTGTGGTCGTCGCGGCCCGTGTAGGCGGTCACGGGGGCGCGCAGCGGTACGGGACGGGTGGGGCGGTAGGCCTCGATGAGGCGGTGGTCGGCGCGCAGCGCGGGCAGCAGCAGCTCCCGGAGTTCCGGGATGTCGTACGCCTCCGACTGGTGGTCGCCGAGGCCGCGGACCACGGCGAGCAGCGCCTCGTCGTCGCCGTCGGGCACCGCGGCGGTACGGGCCCGGTGCGGGGCGGCGCGCCCGGAGACCAGCAGGTGGGCGGGGCGGACGCCGTGGGCCTCCAGCCTGCGGGCGACCTCGTAGGCGACGGCGGAGCCCATGCTGTGCCCGAACAGGGTGAGCGGCAGTCCGGTGAAGGGGGCGAGGGCCTCGGTGACGGCGTCGGCGAGGACGTCCATGTCCTCGACGCAGGGCTCGGCCAGCCGGTCCTGGCGGCCCGGGTAGCGCACGGCGAGCAGTTCGGTGTCGTCGGGCAGCCGGGCGGGCCAGCCGTGGAAGAGGTGGGCGGTGCCGCCGGCGTGCGGGAAGCACACCAGGCGGCGGGCGGGCCGGGGTGCCCGGCACGGGTGCGCCCGCAGCCATCGGTCCGCGGTGCGCGGCGGACGGGACGCGGTGAGGGGGACGACTGCCACGAGGCCTCCTGAGCGGCTAGCGGAACGCGCTGAACTGGCGGGAGCCCAGCAGGGAGAGGAAGTACGGGAGCTTGTCCACGGCCCGTTTGGGGACGTGCGCGGTCTGGACGGTGTCCCGGCGCAGATCGGTGACGACGAGCGTGTACACGCCGTTCTCCTCGACGAGTTCGGCCGAGTAGAGGGGGGTCTCCATCAGGGGGCCACCTCCGCCAGCCAGGTCTCCCAGGCCTCGGTGGCCGCGGCGGCGTCTGCGTCCGGGGCGAACAGGTGGTGCCCGATCCAGAGGGGCCACCGCCAGGGGCTGCCGTCGTAGAACCGGTAGAGGGCGTCCGCGGT
It includes:
- a CDS encoding thioesterase II family protein — encoded protein: MAVVPLTASRPPRTADRWLRAHPCRAPRPARRLVCFPHAGGTAHLFHGWPARLPDDTELLAVRYPGRQDRLAEPCVEDMDVLADAVTEALAPFTGLPLTLFGHSMGSAVAYEVARRLEAHGVRPAHLLVSGRAAPHRARTAAVPDGDDEALLAVVRGLGDHQSEAYDIPELRELLLPALRADHRLIEAYRPTRPVPLRAPVTAYTGRDDHSCPPDAVRAWADLAAPGRFAVRAFPGDHFYLVPHEAELVADIARRIV